The following DNA comes from Curtobacterium sp. 9128.
ACGTCGCTCGACCAGGTCCGCTCCCGCGCCGCGGAGCTCATCGCGGCGCACCTGGGCACCGGGTCGTGGTCGTTCGGCTTCGACAACGCCAAGACCCGTGCAGGTCAGTGCGACTTCGCCAAGCGCCGGATCACGGTGAGCAAGCACCTCGCCGTCCGGTTCTCGGACGACGACGTCGAGCAGGTCCTGCTGCACGAGGTCGCGCACGCCCTGAGCGGTGCCCGCGCCGGGCACGGGCCGAAGTGGCGGCGCACGGCTGCCGCGATCGGGTACACCGGGTCCCGCCTGCACGACGGCCCGATCGCCAGCGAACTGGCCCCGTGGGTCGGCGAGTGCCCGGCAGGACACGAGCACTTCCGCTACCGCACGCCGACCAGACCGTTGGCGTGCGCGAAGTGCTCCCGCCGCTTCGACGAGCGCCACCTCATCACGTGGACCCGCCGGGCGGACGTCGCCCGGACGGAGCCCGCGCGTTCCGAACTCGGCACCGAGGCGCGCCGGTAACCCGTTAGCCTGGGCGGATGCAGACGGGGCAGAACATCCGCACGGACTCGGGGTCGTCGTGGTTCTTCGACGCCGGACGGATCGCCCTCGACTTCGCGCACACCGGCGGGTTCGCCGACGACCCCGACGGACGACGCCCCCGCGCTCAGCTCGGTGAACTCCTCGTCACGCCGGCCGACCTCGACGAGTGGTTGAGCGACCACACCGAACCGATCGACGTCGGCGCGAGCGCCCGCGAGCTGCAGGACGCCCGCGAACTCCGCGCCGCCATCGGCCGTCTCGCGGTCGCGGCGGCGCCCGCGCCGGCGTCCACGGCTGCCGAGCGCACCGCGGTCGCCGCCGGCCTGCGTGCCGGGACCGGCCGCACGCGCCCCGCGCCAGACGACATCGACACCGTCAACCTGTTCGCCGCCCTGCCGGACGTGCCCCCGAGCCTCCCGGGTGGCCGTCGCCGGGCCGGAGCGAACCGTGTGCGGCTCGCACAGGCGCTCTCGAGCGTCGCTCGCGACGCCGTCGCCCTGTTCACCGAGGTCGGGTTCGACGACGTGGAGGCCGACGGCCGGCCGACCCGCCTCAGCCGCTGCTCGGCGCCGGACTGCGGGCTCGTGTTCTACGACTCGTCCCGCGGCGGCACGCGCCGGTGGTGCGCGATGCAGCGCTGCGGGAACCGCGCGAAGGTGCGCGCGCACCGCGCTCGGCGCGCCGCCGCCTGACCTGCGGGTCGGCGAGCGCGTCGAACGTCACCGACCCCGAACGACAGAACCGTTGTCGTACGACAACGATGCTGTCGCAACCCCGCGCGTGCAACTGTTGCGGCCGCGTGGGAGCGACACGACCGTTGTCGTACGACAGCGACTCTGTCGTTCCGAGTCGACAACCGGAACGGCGCGCGCCTACTCCGCGCGCCAGGTGATCGTCGAGTCGCCCTCGGGGGCCTCGTCCACGGGCGCTGCACGCATGTAGCTCACCGCGTCGACGGTGGAGTCCTTCGGCGCCAGCAGCACGGCGCAGACGTCCGCGGTGCCGGTGCCCGTCAGCGCCGACGTGATCGCCTTCCGGTCGAACGGGCACGCCTCCTGCAGGACGTCGTTCCGGTCGCTCGCGGCGAGCTCCGGCCCGGCCTGCAGCTTGTCGGCCGCGCGGAGCCCCCACGCGTCGTTCGTCAGGTCTCCGACCGCGTCCGGGTCGAACGCACCGGACACCCGCTTGACGGTGAAGTGCGCGAGGTACGCGTCGTCGCCCTTCGGGTTCAGCCCGAACTGGTCCATCGCGGCCGCGGTGACCCGCTCGACCTTCGTGGCGCGGATGTCGAGCTGCCCGTGGAACGCGGAGCCGTTGAGCTTCGTCGTCACGGAGTCACCCATGTCGTGGCCGCCCTGCGCGCACCCGCTGAGCACCGCGGCGGCGGCGATGGCGAGCACGCTCGCCGTGGTCAGTCGTCGTCTGGTCCCCTGCATGGTCGCCACGGTACGGACCCGGGAGGCTCGGGGCACGTCGTCGAAGCAACCTCGCGTCCGGCGCGGGTCGGGACGGGCGCCGTCAGCAGTCGGTGACGACGTGGTCGGGATCGCCGAGGTCCTGGGACTTCCCCCAGTCGGCGAAGGAGAGCTCGACGGTTCCGGTGGTGTCCGATGCCCGGAACGAGTACGGCACGGGCTCCCCCACGGCGGAGACGACGAGCGACCCGATCGGGGAGGACCCGTTCGCGACGACGATCTGCACGCGGGCGTCGTCGCCGGTGCCGGTGACCGCCCCGGGGTGCAGCGTGACGTCGGACCCGGTACCGAGCATGCTCCGCAGCAGGTCGTCGGGCTCGGTGAACGGCGCCAGGTCCCGCACGGTGGCGGAGGTCGCGGGCACGCACACCCGGCCGCTGGTCACCTTCGCGAGACCGGACTGCGCGGCGAACGCGGCGTTTCCGGACACCCACACGTCGTCGGCCCGGCGACGGGCATCGAGGGACACGTCGCCGACGGACAGTCGCAGCGCGGAGTCCTCGGTCGTGCCGCGGTAGTCGATCCGCACGGTCCGGCCGGGCACCGTGTCACCGGACCCCTTCGCGGCGGCGGGGTCCGGCACGAGCTCGGTGACGGTGCCCGTCGCGACGACGGGCTCGGAGCGCATCGCCGCGAGGACGTCCTGCAGTGCGGTCGTCCCGTCGACGGTCTCGATGCCGTTCCTCGTACCGTCCACCGGGGCCTGCCCGCCGAACCCGGTGGCGGTCGGGGTGACCGCGATGTCCGTCGGAGCCTGCCCGGAGCACGCGGTCAGCACGAGCGCCGTCGCGACGACCCCGGCGGCGGCCGACCAGCGCCGCACTCGTGCGTCAGCCCGCATCGCCCACGCAGACCTGCTTCGCGCCCTGCTCCGACAGCGCACCGGCGTCCGTCGGCACGCTCTTGCCCTGGTTGTCGGCGGTCGCGCGGACGACGAAGCACGAGTCGGCGTCGTACAGGCCGGACGACTTCGGGATCCAGACCTCGGTGCCGCGGACCAGCCGGCTGACGTCGACGGGCTTCGTGCCGGGTTCGACGACGAACACCGACCACGCGACGTCGTCGCCCTTCCAGGACACCCGGACGTTCCCGGAGCCGGACTGCACCGCGAGGCCGGACGGCGACGGCGGTCCCTCTGCGGTGACGGCGCGGACGACGAGCACGGCACCGATCACGACGGCGATCAGGGCGAGGGCCGCGGAGACGAGGAACGCCGGGTGCCGCCAGAGCGGGCGGCGGGTGGTCTCGGTGCGCTCGAGCTCGGGCAGGACGCCGATGTCCGACCCCATCGCGCGCTTCGGGGTCTGGCTCTGGACGCCCCACTGCTCGTAGAGCGCCGGCTGCCCCGGGTCCCAGCCGAGCCGGGTGCCCTGCCGCTGCTGGGAGGGCGCGGCCGAGGTCGACGGTGACGGAGCGGACGGCACCGGGACGGAGGGGATCGGCGGGACGACGGGTGGTGACTCGCTCAACGGACCGGTTCCTCCCCAAGACGGTGATGCGGACCCCACGGTGCGGATCGCACGGCAAGCATACGGACGACGACGGCCCCCGCGATCACGCGGGGGCCGTCGGGACGGATCAGAAGGTGAGCGAGCCCTCGATGTCCTTGGCCTTCATGCGGGCCAGCGCGAGGTTCGCCTTCGCCCGGTCCAGCACGAAGTAGATGAAGACCTCGGGGTGGCTCGCCAGCGGGCGGATGATGTGGAACTGCGAGGACAGCGTGATGAGGATGTCGTCGATCGAGTCGGCGAGACCGAGGGACTTCGCGGTCTTGAGCTTCGCGCGCACGACCTCGGTGTTGCCCGCGGCGGCGAGCTCG
Coding sequences within:
- a CDS encoding SprT-like domain-containing protein, with product MTSLDQVRSRAAELIAAHLGTGSWSFGFDNAKTRAGQCDFAKRRITVSKHLAVRFSDDDVEQVLLHEVAHALSGARAGHGPKWRRTAAAIGYTGSRLHDGPIASELAPWVGECPAGHEHFRYRTPTRPLACAKCSRRFDERHLITWTRRADVARTEPARSELGTEARR
- a CDS encoding CGNR zinc finger domain-containing protein — its product is MQTGQNIRTDSGSSWFFDAGRIALDFAHTGGFADDPDGRRPRAQLGELLVTPADLDEWLSDHTEPIDVGASARELQDARELRAAIGRLAVAAAPAPASTAAERTAVAAGLRAGTGRTRPAPDDIDTVNLFAALPDVPPSLPGGRRRAGANRVRLAQALSSVARDAVALFTEVGFDDVEADGRPTRLSRCSAPDCGLVFYDSSRGGTRRWCAMQRCGNRAKVRAHRARRAAA